From the Polyangiaceae bacterium genome, one window contains:
- a CDS encoding glutathione S-transferase has product MAPTTPRYELYYWPTIQGRGEFVRLALEAAGATYDDVARRPEKDGGGVPALIRVLQEGSDEWLPFAPPVLRFDGVTVSQTAAILDEIAPTLRLVRSSKRALALAYQLTVADFVSEVHDTHHPVSPMLHYEDQVDAAKSRARAFRAERMPKYLRYFERVLERGSDDGPWLFGDEPSYVDLSLFQLISGLRYAFPNATERFVHEVPHLLALAERVNQVPNIARYLASERRLPFNQNGIFRHYPELDP; this is encoded by the coding sequence ATGGCTCCGACGACGCCTCGTTACGAGCTCTACTACTGGCCGACCATTCAGGGCCGCGGCGAGTTCGTACGTCTCGCTCTCGAGGCCGCGGGCGCGACCTACGACGACGTGGCACGTCGACCGGAGAAGGACGGCGGTGGCGTGCCGGCGCTCATTCGCGTACTGCAAGAAGGAAGCGACGAGTGGCTGCCCTTCGCTCCCCCGGTCCTTCGCTTCGACGGAGTCACGGTCAGCCAGACGGCCGCGATCTTGGACGAGATCGCGCCGACGTTGAGGCTCGTTCGGTCTTCGAAGCGTGCGCTGGCCCTCGCCTATCAATTGACGGTGGCAGACTTCGTGAGCGAAGTGCACGACACTCACCATCCCGTGTCACCCATGCTCCACTACGAGGATCAGGTCGACGCGGCAAAGTCGCGCGCGCGCGCCTTCCGGGCAGAGCGCATGCCAAAGTACCTTCGCTATTTCGAACGGGTACTGGAGCGCGGCAGCGACGACGGGCCTTGGCTCTTCGGCGACGAGCCGAGCTATGTCGATCTTTCCCTGTTCCAACTCATCTCGGGCCTGCGCTACGCGTTTCCCAACGCAACGGAGCGTTTCGTCCATGAGGTTCCGCACCTACTCGCGTTGGCCGAACGCGTGAACCAAGTGCCGAACATCGCGCGCTACTTGGCGTCGGAGCGCCGTCTGCCCTTCAATCAGAACGGGATCTTCCGTCACTATCCGGAGCTGGATCCCTAG